The sequence below is a genomic window from Montipora capricornis isolate CH-2021 chromosome 14, ASM3666992v2, whole genome shotgun sequence.
TTATCACAGCCAACAAATCTGCACTTAATATTTCCGGTTTCGTGTGAGTTCCGCGAATTAAAATGCAAGAGCAGCAAGTTCAAAGtaagagaaataaaattaaatcttACAAAAGACACATTTCCAGGCCATGATCAAAGGAATCAAATCTGCTGTCACTCTCAGTGTTTTTGACCAACCCAAGTTCAAATTATGACATCATGAAGACTTTTTTTCCGTGACGATGGTATGTTTGACATTCAATCTTGACATGTCCAGTATGCCTGCTTGTCCCTGGCTCACCTAGTTTGATTTTCCTGAGAGACTCATTCACAGAAAATAAACTCATTATGTGGCAAACCATGCAGAAAGCAGGCGGCTTTTGGGGAGTGCATTGGGAGGCGTCTTTGATGGTTAAAATGCATCACTCGCGCTCCTAAAATTAAATTCACTGTTCTGGTAATGCAACCAGAGGCTGGGATGTATTTTTGTAAATCAATATTTTTGATTTAACAAACCTTGTTAAAGCTTTTGGCGCCAGTTTTCTAGGTAAAACAAATTTAGAGGTCAGAACTTACAGGGTTTGTACAGAAATTGCGTGATTTTTCCCGCGAAagtctcccctccccccacaatTTTTGATCTGGtttgcctcccccccccccacaattTTTGATCTGGTTTGCAGGTTTACAGAAAGATGTTGAAAGAAATTCAAACGTGCTTGGATTCCcctaaagaatttttttttctgcatatgGGATAATTAGAAAATCTGTATGAAAGACTATTTTATTATTTGTTCAGAAGCCTTAGCAATTAACCCCACGAAGCAGTATTgggttttcattttttatttataagtGTCCCTTCATTTTTACCGAAATTacttcatttttgttttagCAAACAAGGTGAAAGGAAAAACTTTAACAGGGTTCTCAGTAGAAGCCGGCAACCGGCGAATTCTGCCGCCTGTCAAGACGAAAGTAGCCGGCTGTTCTGGCTATGAAATTTGCCTTTGTgcgccattttttttaaaaataaagtatGAATGGGCATTCAAGAAGTATTCTCGAATTTTCCGCTTGTTTGGAGGAACCCACTAACGCGCTTTCCACTTGAGTCTACTACAGACTACTGTCGTAAATTGTTCTACGGTTCTACGGTTGTCACGATCGGCCTGCATGACCTTTATCAATCACATCAAAGTGTCCATCACGAAATGTCCACGTTTAAATTTCTACAAGCCGACAAGATAAAGTTTTCATTGCAAACGGAAGAAGTCCTTGGCCCGTTGCAGTTTCAAATATGTCCAAACGAGACCAATCGCTCTTCAGTTATTTCACACCAACGGCCAATaagaagaagaacgaagaaaacATTAGCGGTAAGTTTAACTTTTAATTTACAACAATAAGTTAATTAATATACAATGATAGGTTGTAAGATCAGTGACCCGTGTAATAGCTCTTGAATCAACTATTCCACTTTGTGGACTCGATCTCATTACAAactcttcttttattttaaatgcaaaataatggAATCTTATATTTGATGAAACTACAACTGCCATTTCACACAGCGCACATGTCGCTGAATTGCgttgttttcattttggattGAATTCACGTGTacagttaaaaaatattttcaacgtgTTTTcacctttctctttctcttttttttacgTATCCCTATCAATAGAAAAGGACTTTCCACAATGAACGAGTTTGGAGTTATTTTCAGCCATCCAGACCACGTGCACGTGGCAGCAGATTTGTCATAAACGTGTTTCTACAgctgttttcaaaatttggtcgcgGTTTAATAAGTGGTACTAAATATGAATGAAACATCATTCCCCCTTGAAAATAATATGTAAATAACAGAAAAATAATCCAAGACAAGTTTCTAGAAAGCAAATTTTACcgagtgaaaatgaaaaaatccaTAACCTGAGATAATTGAGTTAAGGTAATTTGATTAATGTACCCGAGGGCGCTTTTTCTGTGCACGGGCTTCTATTGTGAATGAAAGCGAAATTAATagaaaattttgtaatttgttgcTTAATTTTATTAGAGTGTTTTGATATTTCGTGTATAAAAGTAATTCTTCTGTCTGTGGTAGGTTTAGGAGAATCAAAGGGCAGACCCGAACCTTCAACAAACTCCCCAGCTACAGACTTTCCCCAAGAAAACCCTTCCGAAGTCCATGTTCCAACACAGCTAGAAGAAGTCCCTCCTAAAGAAGTCAAGGAACAAGAGACCAATCATATGTTGAAGGAGATAAACAAGACTTTTTCTTCAGAGAACGCAGCTTTTTCTCATCGTCACAACCATTACCAATGTGCGGGAAAAAGTTGTAATAGGCTCTCGGAGCAAGAAGTATCACGTTTGTCAAGTCGTAGCCGTGAAAAATTTGCCCATAGCTGGTTGTCTGACAAGAGCCTTTCTTTCTGTCAAACAACAGGTGTTTTTTGGCTCGTGTATGAAGAAGGCCAGGGAATGTTCTGTTTTCTATGTAAGAAACAtaacactgaaaacaaaaagaacaaatcCAAAGCGTATAATGCAACTCCAAGTGTGCCCTTCAAAAAATCCGCAATTAAAGATCATTCTGCATCTCAACAACACAAAGATGCCATTGAGGCAGAGATGCTCAGTCGCGTTTCCCTATTTCATAAGGAAATAACTGAGAAGGAAACGGTGAAGGATACGGTGTTGATGAATGCTTTTCTAGCGGCATATTGGATTGCTAAGGAAGAAATTGCAAACCGTAAATTCTGTTTTTTGGTGAATCTGCTCAAAATTGTAAGCCCAGAAAACATGAAATTCTTTAATTATTCAGGGGAGGAGACAATTCAATCCATTTTCTTAGCCATTGGCTCCACCCTCATGGAAAGGATTTTAAACAATGCCAAGAAAGCTGGCTGTTATGGATTACTGTGTGATGAAGTAACAGACATCTCCGTGATGGAAATTTTGGTAACCTTTATACAGTTTTTTAACTTGGAAACGGAGAAAGTGGAAACAAACTTCTTGTTTGTAGAAAACATCCTAAAGAATTCGACCTCTGCCAATGCTGAAACAATTTTCAACATCCTAACCCAAAAAATAGATGAGTTTGGTCTCCAGCTTCAAAATCTAAGCTCAATGGCCTCTGATGGAGCAGCTGTCATGACTGGTGCTCGTTCAGGAGTGGCAGCCCGTCTCAAGGAAGTGAGCAGTCAAGTCATCACATTTCACTGCTTGTGCCACAAGCTAGCCCTTGCCTATACTGACACCACTAGCGACATTGCTTACATAAAGAACATCGAACTTTGGCTAAGGCAACTGTGGAAGATGTTTGAAAACTCACCGAAGCGGATGGCAATGTATATGAAAGTGCA
It includes:
- the LOC138031637 gene encoding zinc finger protein 862-like → MSKRDQSLFSYFTPTANKKKNEENISGLGESKGRPEPSTNSPATDFPQENPSEVHVPTQLEEVPPKEVKEQETNHMLKEINKTFSSENAAFSHRHNHYQCAGKSCNRLSEQEVSRLSSRSREKFAHSWLSDKSLSFCQTTGVFWLVYEEGQGMFCFLCKKHNTENKKNKSKAYNATPSVPFKKSAIKDHSASQQHKDAIEAEMLSRVSLFHKEITEKETVKDTVLMNAFLAAYWIAKEEIANRKFCFLVNLLKIVSPENMKFFNYSGEETIQSIFLAIGSTLMERILNNAKKAGCYGLLCDEVTDISVMEILVTFIQFFNLETEKVETNFLFVENILKNSTSANAETIFNILTQKIDEFGLQLQNLSSMASDGAAVMTGARSGVAARLKEVSSQVITFHCLCHKLALAYTDTTSDIAYIKNIELWLRQLWKMFENSPKRMAMYMKVQLELKSVHLSDKGKKIVGKKLKKACQTRWLSFHAAMSALFDDYLAVIQTLGQLKDEDAVACGLLSKVKTAKFIGAIYILNAVLPILSSLSKTFQKGTINFSHIKPSIDYTLDKLSGIIQTKAPILDLKKDLLPEGCLNLSEVNLTPAMEEQLLNLLNNYVSSLKANIHHRFDDALPVVSAFSIFDPLAVPNPGSPGFTNYGKKEVVILAKHFYSGNPKEHQLIAEWEKFKYDLASWKPTIPEEVKQSHETTSTEWCLARLVKLQTSYSLVFPALVPIAEVCLSMPVSNAWPERGCSAVKRVKTRLRSRLSVEMLQTLLAITINGPRVGTPECESLMSAAVELWETQKRRRKLPREQAAQHPDKETASHPAPVATAADAAVQTVQQEPESPVPAQLLAAPSTVEDEVTVATSALHLAADSFFDEGIYSESEDSEEKDLFI